The DNA window GGACTTTAGTGCCGGCAGCTCCAAGTACCATGTTATTTATGCCGACCCCTACCAGGTATTGGCCAAGTATTCATCTAAGTTTGTTGATCTCAACGAGTTAGAAAAAGACCCCACGTTGCCTAAGATTCCCGGCGGCTTGGAAGACTTTATTCAGAGCCAGTTGGAAATTGACGGTTACATGGGCTCCAAGGATAAACTGTACGCTTTGCCCTATGACTGCCCGACCATGGTACTGGCTTACCGTACCGACGTAATGGCCAAAATTAAAGATAATTTTATTAATGAAAAGGGCTTTGATCCCACCCCCAACCCTAACATGACCTGGGAGCAGTATTATCAAGTTGCCGAATACATTAACAAGCACGCGGCTGAACTGGGTGTAAAATACGGCACAGGTCACCAGGCTAAACAGTACGATTCCTTAATGTGCGATTTCTCCAACATCTTGAATGCTTACGGTGCCGATTACTTTGCCAACCGTGAACTGGGTGGCATTGGTGCTGCCAACCCCGGCAAAACCGCTCTGACCACTCCGGAAGCCTTGCAAGCCTTTGAATTCTACAACAAGCTGCTAAAGATTGCTCACCCCGGCTCCAAGTCCTGGGATTGGAACGGTTTAGCGGAAGCCTTTGCCGCCGGCGAAGTGGCTATGGCTCCTGAGTGGCATGAGTTTGCCTCTATGTTTGAAAATCCTGAAAAATCTAAAGTGGCCGGCAAGGTAGCCTGGACCACCCTGCCCAAGGGGCCCAAGCGTTCTGCCAACATTTTTGGTGGTACCGGTATTGGTATTAACGCTAACGCCAGCGAGAAAGAGAAGAAAGCCGCTTGGTTGTTCCTGGTCTGGGCAACTTCACCGCAAACCCAGCTGATGATCCTGGAGTCTCCCGTCGGGGGCGCCACTCCTTCCCGTACTTCAGTTTACAATGTAGCTTCTGTGAAGAAAGCCATGGAAGACCCTGCTTCCGAAGAGGCTAAGAAAATGCCCAACCTGACTTCCATGAAGGCCACCCTGGAAGCCTGGAAGGCCGAAAATGCTTACGGTCGTCCCAAGGTTCCTCAGTGGCCGCAAATCGATACCATTGTGTTTACTGAACTGTCTAAAATGCTGGCCGGACAGCAAGATCCTAAGACTACTGCTGAATCCATCAGCAAACAAGTTGACGCATTAACCGGTAACTAACAGGATTAGTCAGGGGCCCGCAAGGGCCCCTGCTAAACCCCGGCAGAAGGGAGTTGTTTACCTTTGAGTACAGAAAAAGCACTTGGAGCTTCAATGCCGCAGCCACAGCCAAAGGGTGCCCCCAGCGCCGGGGGACGTTTTGCCCGCTTCTTTACCACTGAGAATATGATGCTGACACCGGCTATGCTGGTGCTGGCATCCGTCAGTATTTTTCCGTTTCTCTACCTGATTTACGCCAGTTTAATGGATTTTTCCCTGGCCATTGATAATCCCGCCTTTGCTGGTTTTCGCAACTGGCTCCGCTTGGTGAAAGATCCGCTTATTTTTCAATCCTGGAAAGTTACATTTATCTATGCTGTAGCCGGTCTGGGCCTGGAGTTGATCCTTGGCGTGGGAATTGCGTTGCTGCTGTATGCCGCTCCCTGGGGTCGCAACTTATTTATTACCCTTTGGATGCTGCCCATCTTTGTGGCGCCGGTTGTGGCGGGGCTGTTAGGCTGGTTTTTGTTGAACAGCAGTTATGGATTATACGCTTGGCTATTGCAGCAGCTGGGCGTCCATGCTGACATTTTTGGCACAGTGGCCACAGCCTGGCCACGCGTCGACTTGTCAGATGTTTGGGAGTGGACACCGCTGATTACCCTTATTGTGCTATCCGGACTGCAATCCCTGCCGACAGAACCACTGGAAGCGGCGGAAGTGGACGGCGCCTCCTACTGGCAAAAGTTGCGTTATGTCATTTTGCCTTTATCTTCTCGCATTATTGTCGTAGCCCTGTTGATTCGTTCCATGGACATTATGCGTTTTATTGACACTATCTTTATCACTACCGCCGGCGGTCCTGCAGACAGCACAAAAATTATCGGCCTACGGCTTTTTGATGTAGCATTTAGATTTATGGATATTGGTTTTGCTGCCGCCATCGGTCTTTCTATGCTGGTGGTAACCATTTTCCTGGGCAAGGCATTTATCAGAGTCATGTACGGGAGGGAGTAACTTGGCCGGAAGAAAATTATCAACTCGCAAATTAATTGCCACGGTGCTGATTTATACCGCACTTGCCATAGCCATGGTATGGGCATTGCTGCCGATTATCTGGATGGTTCTTTCCTCCTTAAAAACCGAGGCTAACATGTTTTCTATGCCGCCTAAGTTCACCTTTAAACCGACCTTCAGTACCTATGCTTTCATGTTTACTGAAGGGAACTTTGGCAGCTTTTTAAAGAACAGTATGATTGCCGCCTTTTCCTCCACCGCCATTGCTCTTATTTTAGGCACCCTGGGGGGTTATGCCCTGGCCAGGGGGAATTACAGACGGGGCAAGGATATTGCCTTTTGGATTATCAGTACCCGCATGACTCCGGTGGCAGCGGCCATTGTGCCGTTATACATTATTTTTGCTAAATTTAATTTAATCGGTACCACCTTTGGTCTGGTTTTTGCCTATACCACCTTTAACTTACCTTTTGCCCTTTGGATGATGATGACCTTTTTTGCAGAGTTGCCGCCTGATATGGAGCACGCTGCTATGGTGGACGGAGCCACCAAGTTTCAGGCCTTTTACCGTATTGCCCTGCCCCAGGTGACGCCGGGGCTGGTAGCTACAGGCATTCTGTGCCTGATGTTTGCCTGGAATGATTTTGCCTTTGCTTCGGTCTTTACCAGTCATAGTAATCAGACCATTCCGGTTGCTGCTTCACTGCTGGTCAGCCAGACAGGTATTGCCTGGGGTCAGGCCATGGCTACCGGTACCGTTATTATTACCCCGATGTTAATTGCCGGCCTGGCGGTGCGTAAGTATTTGGTACGGGGGCTGTCCATGGGAGCAGTTAAATAGAAAAAACAGGGGGCCCTGGCCCCTTCTTCTATACTTGTAATGATTACTTTATTTTTGAGAGGAGTGCAGACCATGAGTAAAATGAAAGCCTGCGTTTTATACGGTCCCCTTGATGTACGGGTGCAAGAATTGCAGGTTCCCCAACTAAAACCGGATCAGGCCCTGGTTAAAGTGAAGGCCGTGGGTGTGTGCGGTTCTGATGTACATTATTATGAGCACGGCAGAATTGGCCGTTATGTGGTGGAAAAACCAATGATTCTCGGTCACGAGGCCGGCGGTGAAGTGGTAGCTGTGGGTGAAGCCGTGACTAACCTGCAGGTAGGGCAGAGGGTCGCCATTGAGCCAGGTGTAACCTGCGGCAAATGCAAATTCTGTAAGGAAGGACGTTACAACCTATGCCCGGATGTTGAGTTTCTGGCAACGCCGCCCTACGATGGAGCCTTTTGCGAATACCTGGCTATGCGGGCTGATTTCCTGCACCCGATTCCTGATCATATGAGCTATGAAGCTGCTTCCCTGGCCGAGCCCTTTTCTGTGGGTTTGCATGCCTGCAGGCGTGCCGGCGTCAAGCCGGGTGACACAGTGGCTGTGCTCGGTTTGGGTCCGGTAGGACTGCTAACCGTTGTAGCTGCCAAGGCCTTCGGGGCTACCAAAATTATTGCCGCTGACTTGGCGCCTATCCGGCTGGAGATGGCCAAAGAAATGGGCGCCACTGCGGTAGTCAATGCTCAGGAACAGGATGTTTATAAATTTATTATGCAAGAAACCGGCGGTCTTGGTGTAGATGCGGCCATAGAAACCGCAGGCAGTACGGCTACGAATTTGCTGGCGGTACAAGCGGCCCGGCGTGGTGGGAAAGTGGCCCTGGTAGGCCTGCCGCCCAACCCGGAAGTTCCCTTTAATGTATTTACTATAGCTGACGGCGAGCTGGATATTTTTGGCATTTTCCGTTATGCTAACACTTATCCCACAGCGGTGGAACTGTTGGCCAGCGGTATCGCCTCGGTGGAAAAGCTGGTGACGCACCGTTTTACCCTGGATCAAGCTAAAGACGCACTGGACAAAGCAAGAACTGACAAACAGGGCAGCATTAAGGTTATGGTTAACCTGTAAGGAGGCAGAAAAACATGAAAACCATGCGCGCAGCGGTTATTGAAGGACCCCATAAAATAACATTACAAGAAGTACCTTATCCTACCCCTGGCCCCGGCCAGGTGGTGGTAAAGGTAGAAGCCTGCGGTATTTGTGGCACGGATTATCATATTTTAGAAGGAGATTTTCTTTCACCCTACCCGCTGATTCCCGGCCATGAGTTTTCCGGTACAGTTTATGAGCTGGGCGAAGGTGTAGAAAACTGGCAGGTGGGCGAAAGAGTTGCCGTAGATCCCTCGGTATACTGCGGTGAGTGTTATTACTGCTTAAGCAACCAGGGCAATATGTGCCAAAAATGGAATGCTGTCGGCGTTACATTAAACGGCGCCTTTGCGGAATATGTGGCAGTAC is part of the Desulforamulus hydrothermalis Lam5 = DSM 18033 genome and encodes:
- a CDS encoding carbohydrate ABC transporter permease; translation: MSTEKALGASMPQPQPKGAPSAGGRFARFFTTENMMLTPAMLVLASVSIFPFLYLIYASLMDFSLAIDNPAFAGFRNWLRLVKDPLIFQSWKVTFIYAVAGLGLELILGVGIALLLYAAPWGRNLFITLWMLPIFVAPVVAGLLGWFLLNSSYGLYAWLLQQLGVHADIFGTVATAWPRVDLSDVWEWTPLITLIVLSGLQSLPTEPLEAAEVDGASYWQKLRYVILPLSSRIIVVALLIRSMDIMRFIDTIFITTAGGPADSTKIIGLRLFDVAFRFMDIGFAAAIGLSMLVVTIFLGKAFIRVMYGRE
- a CDS encoding extracellular solute-binding protein, encoding LKKKLIAILTCLVALTLVLAGCGGEKAKETAKEPAAQGKLVDGPFKKVEGLPAIQAPEGFDWKQFAGVELNVISENTPPSSAIAANIKEFEEATGIKVNIQQMDLGTLVQKVGLDFSAGSSKYHVIYADPYQVLAKYSSKFVDLNELEKDPTLPKIPGGLEDFIQSQLEIDGYMGSKDKLYALPYDCPTMVLAYRTDVMAKIKDNFINEKGFDPTPNPNMTWEQYYQVAEYINKHAAELGVKYGTGHQAKQYDSLMCDFSNILNAYGADYFANRELGGIGAANPGKTALTTPEALQAFEFYNKLLKIAHPGSKSWDWNGLAEAFAAGEVAMAPEWHEFASMFENPEKSKVAGKVAWTTLPKGPKRSANIFGGTGIGINANASEKEKKAAWLFLVWATSPQTQLMILESPVGGATPSRTSVYNVASVKKAMEDPASEEAKKMPNLTSMKATLEAWKAENAYGRPKVPQWPQIDTIVFTELSKMLAGQQDPKTTAESISKQVDALTGN
- a CDS encoding carbohydrate ABC transporter permease encodes the protein MAGRKLSTRKLIATVLIYTALAIAMVWALLPIIWMVLSSLKTEANMFSMPPKFTFKPTFSTYAFMFTEGNFGSFLKNSMIAAFSSTAIALILGTLGGYALARGNYRRGKDIAFWIISTRMTPVAAAIVPLYIIFAKFNLIGTTFGLVFAYTTFNLPFALWMMMTFFAELPPDMEHAAMVDGATKFQAFYRIALPQVTPGLVATGILCLMFAWNDFAFASVFTSHSNQTIPVAASLLVSQTGIAWGQAMATGTVIITPMLIAGLAVRKYLVRGLSMGAVK
- a CDS encoding NAD(P)-dependent alcohol dehydrogenase is translated as MSKMKACVLYGPLDVRVQELQVPQLKPDQALVKVKAVGVCGSDVHYYEHGRIGRYVVEKPMILGHEAGGEVVAVGEAVTNLQVGQRVAIEPGVTCGKCKFCKEGRYNLCPDVEFLATPPYDGAFCEYLAMRADFLHPIPDHMSYEAASLAEPFSVGLHACRRAGVKPGDTVAVLGLGPVGLLTVVAAKAFGATKIIAADLAPIRLEMAKEMGATAVVNAQEQDVYKFIMQETGGLGVDAAIETAGSTATNLLAVQAARRGGKVALVGLPPNPEVPFNVFTIADGELDIFGIFRYANTYPTAVELLASGIASVEKLVTHRFTLDQAKDALDKARTDKQGSIKVMVNL